The following proteins are co-located in the Clostridiales bacterium genome:
- a CDS encoding NUDIX domain-containing protein: protein MELLDIVDEKGNPTGKTVEREIAHRQGILHRTSHVWVMRKIKGKTQVLLQRRSVNKDSFPGCYDISSAGHIPAGDEFLESALRELEEELGIIAKPKELIYCGQRRFEFRQWFHGHEFWDNQVSNIYALRRNIKASALIIQEAEIEAVQWMDLDQCINMVKSGTVPHCIWIEELEMISSIHSK from the coding sequence ATGGAGTTGCTTGATATTGTAGACGAAAAAGGAAACCCAACAGGGAAGACCGTAGAAAGAGAGATTGCTCATAGACAAGGAATCCTTCACAGAACATCTCATGTATGGGTTATGCGAAAAATAAAGGGGAAGACTCAGGTACTGCTTCAGAGAAGGAGCGTAAATAAAGATTCCTTTCCCGGTTGTTATGATATCTCTAGTGCAGGCCATATCCCTGCAGGAGATGAATTTCTTGAATCTGCACTGCGGGAATTAGAAGAAGAGCTTGGAATCATAGCAAAACCGAAAGAACTGATTTACTGCGGACAACGCCGGTTTGAATTCAGACAATGGTTTCATGGACATGAATTTTGGGACAACCAGGTAAGCAATATATATGCATTACGGAGAAACATAAAAGCATCAGCATTGATTATACAAGAAGCAGAAATTGAAGCAGTACAGTGGATGGATCTGGACCAGTGCATTAATATGGTGAAAAGCGGGACTGTACCACACTGCATCTGGATTGAGGAATTAGAGATGATCTCATCAATACATAGCAAATAG
- a CDS encoding DNA topoisomerase III yields MGKVLVLAEKPSVGRELARVLGCSNAKEGHIVGPKYIVTWSLGHLVTLADPEYYGDQYKKWSLDTLPMMPKKMDLVVIKETGKQFNVVRNLMKNPEITELIIATDAGREGELVARWIIQKAGFHKPIKRLWISSQTDKSIRDGFDHLKPAAEYDNLYHSAQSRAEADWLVGLNVTRALTCKYNAQLSAGRVQTPTLAMIVKREEEIKRFIPKDYFCIHSDLNGFKAQWSDKKSGQTRISEEDKAKSLVGKLSGKDGIITDIKKDAKREAPPLLYDLTELQRDANISFGFSAKQTLNLMQRLYEEHKVLTYPRTDSRYITSDIVPTLKDRLRAVSSGEFNAAASAIIKSGIKTSKRIVDDTKVTDHHAIIPTEEYVRFMDLSSDERKIYDLVVKRFLAVFSPDSEYMQTTVKIEIENEIFTAKGKIIQQIGWKSIYGASHGDLDESSDDLEVKSQSLPELKQGQKLRVLAIKLTTGKTKPPARYTEATLLSAMEHHNLGTPATRADIIEKMFTANSCERRGKDIFPMSKGVQLINLVPEELKSPELTEKWEKRLTSISKGQEKSAPFISEMKEFASLIVSRVIASEGNYRHDNMTRTRCPLCDKFLLEVNGKKGKMLVCQDRECGYKQSLSYVSNARCPQCHKKLNVIGEGDKRIYSCPCGFREKFDRFNQQLAENRNKMGKRELQEYMKKQEKSQPQESAFALAWAKLQEEKKH; encoded by the coding sequence ATGGGAAAGGTACTAGTATTAGCAGAAAAACCATCAGTTGGTCGTGAGCTGGCTCGGGTTTTAGGCTGCTCCAACGCAAAAGAAGGCCACATCGTCGGCCCAAAATATATTGTAACCTGGTCGCTTGGACATCTGGTTACGTTAGCAGATCCGGAGTACTATGGCGATCAATACAAAAAATGGTCGCTTGATACGCTTCCGATGATGCCAAAGAAGATGGATCTGGTAGTCATCAAGGAGACTGGAAAGCAATTCAATGTTGTCCGAAATTTAATGAAAAATCCCGAAATTACAGAGTTGATTATCGCAACCGATGCTGGACGAGAAGGAGAACTTGTTGCGCGCTGGATTATTCAAAAGGCTGGCTTTCACAAGCCCATCAAGAGACTCTGGATTTCGTCACAGACGGATAAAAGCATCAGAGATGGTTTTGATCATTTAAAGCCAGCTGCGGAGTATGATAATCTTTATCATTCCGCTCAGAGCAGAGCAGAGGCTGACTGGCTTGTAGGATTAAATGTAACAAGAGCTCTTACCTGTAAATACAATGCACAATTATCTGCCGGACGGGTTCAGACACCAACTTTAGCTATGATCGTGAAAAGAGAGGAAGAAATCAAGCGATTTATCCCAAAGGACTATTTCTGTATCCATTCAGATCTCAATGGATTCAAGGCCCAGTGGAGTGATAAAAAAAGTGGTCAGACTCGGATTTCAGAAGAAGATAAGGCAAAGTCTTTGGTTGGCAAGCTGAGCGGCAAGGATGGCATCATCACGGATATAAAAAAGGATGCCAAACGGGAAGCACCGCCCTTATTATATGATTTAACCGAATTGCAGCGTGATGCTAATATAAGCTTCGGTTTCTCCGCCAAACAAACCCTAAATCTGATGCAGCGGCTTTATGAGGAGCATAAGGTTCTTACCTACCCCAGAACAGACTCTCGTTATATCACCAGTGACATCGTCCCTACACTCAAGGACCGTCTGCGCGCGGTCTCTTCTGGCGAATTCAATGCAGCAGCTTCTGCCATTATCAAGTCTGGCATCAAAACATCAAAGAGAATTGTGGATGATACAAAAGTAACTGACCATCATGCCATTATTCCGACAGAAGAATACGTGAGATTCATGGATTTGTCTTCAGATGAGCGTAAAATCTATGACCTTGTGGTGAAGCGTTTTCTTGCAGTATTTAGTCCTGATTCTGAATATATGCAAACAACTGTGAAGATTGAGATAGAAAATGAGATATTCACCGCGAAGGGAAAAATCATTCAGCAGATTGGTTGGAAAAGTATCTACGGTGCCAGCCATGGTGATTTGGATGAGTCTTCCGATGATCTGGAGGTAAAGAGCCAGAGCTTGCCTGAATTAAAGCAGGGCCAAAAGCTTCGCGTACTGGCCATCAAGCTGACGACCGGAAAGACCAAGCCACCGGCGAGATATACAGAAGCAACGCTCCTCTCTGCAATGGAGCATCATAATTTGGGAACTCCCGCCACAAGAGCAGATATTATCGAAAAAATGTTTACTGCAAACTCCTGTGAGCGCAGAGGGAAAGATATTTTCCCAATGAGCAAGGGCGTTCAACTTATCAATTTGGTACCGGAAGAATTGAAATCTCCTGAACTGACAGAAAAGTGGGAAAAGCGCTTAACTTCCATCAGCAAAGGCCAGGAAAAAAGTGCTCCCTTCATCTCCGAAATGAAAGAATTTGCATCTCTCATTGTCAGCAGAGTCATCGCCAGCGAAGGTAATTATCGCCATGACAACATGACGAGAACCCGTTGCCCCCTGTGCGACAAATTTCTCCTAGAGGTAAATGGCAAGAAAGGAAAAATGCTGGTATGTCAGGATCGGGAATGCGGCTACAAACAAAGCCTGTCTTACGTAAGTAATGCTCGCTGCCCTCAATGCCATAAAAAACTCAATGTAATCGGCGAGGGAGATAAGAGAATTTACTCCTGCCCCTGCGGATTTAGAGAAAAGTTTGATCGCTTCAATCAGCAGCTTGCAGAAAACAGAAATAAAATGGGCAAACGAGAGCTGCAGGAATACATGAAAAAACAAGAAAAAAGTCAACCGCAAGAATCTGCATTTGCCCTCGCCTGGGCGAAACTTCAGGAAGAAAAGAAACACTGA
- a CDS encoding metallophosphoesterase family protein — MRVGVLSDTHIPSKSKRLPEELITAFGQVDHIIHLGDIISQSVLDELGTLAPVTAVSGNADPEQLKQELGTKKLINLGGFLIGIVHGHGTSGKTADRAFRAFAGDDVDCILFGHSHIPLCEFRERILMFNPGSPTDKRRNRFYSFGILELDTEIKARHYFF; from the coding sequence ATGAGAGTGGGAGTTTTGTCAGATACTCATATACCAAGCAAGTCTAAGAGACTACCGGAGGAGCTAATAACAGCATTTGGGCAGGTGGACCATATTATCCATTTAGGAGATATCATAAGTCAATCTGTGCTGGACGAGCTTGGGACGCTGGCCCCTGTTACAGCTGTTTCGGGTAATGCAGACCCAGAGCAGCTAAAGCAAGAGCTAGGAACGAAGAAGTTGATCAATCTGGGAGGATTTCTCATCGGAATTGTTCATGGGCACGGAACGTCAGGCAAAACAGCAGACCGTGCATTCCGAGCATTTGCCGGAGATGATGTGGATTGCATTCTATTTGGACACAGTCACATTCCATTGTGCGAATTCAGAGAAAGAATCCTAATGTTTAATCCGGGCTCCCCAACGGATAAAAGGCGCAATAGATTCTATTCCTTCGGAATATTGGAACTTGATACAGAGATTAAGGCAAGGCATTACTTTTTTTGA
- a CDS encoding DeoR/GlpR transcriptional regulator: MRSKRISDIEDYIYENKTVTLDQLCRVFDVSKNTIRRDLKEIISGGNFKKIYGGITVKDNKDLLPFSERNISNLDAKKKIAAKAAELVEDSDVIFIDSGTTTIHMIDFIKEKKNLTIITNNLEVMIRVIPYENIKLISLSGELDRNTLSFTGDTASAVLKSYNISKAFMASAGVSINGGVTNSSTKEYDIKSTAVKRSNSVYLLTSEDKFNLVAIMTYCTLDKLTGIITDGHPPQDIHDFMTDHGMDLIIAR; encoded by the coding sequence ATGAGATCTAAAAGAATCAGTGATATTGAAGATTATATTTATGAGAATAAAACGGTCACACTGGACCAGCTTTGCAGAGTCTTCGATGTCTCTAAGAACACGATTCGTCGGGATTTAAAGGAAATTATCTCAGGCGGAAATTTTAAGAAGATTTATGGTGGCATTACGGTAAAGGATAATAAGGATTTGTTGCCCTTTAGCGAAAGAAACATCAGTAACCTTGATGCTAAGAAAAAAATTGCGGCTAAGGCAGCAGAGCTGGTTGAGGACAGCGACGTAATTTTCATCGATTCAGGAACTACCACAATCCATATGATCGATTTTATTAAGGAAAAGAAGAATCTGACGATTATTACAAATAACCTGGAAGTAATGATTCGTGTGATTCCTTATGAGAACATTAAGCTGATCTCCCTCTCAGGAGAGCTCGACAGAAATACACTGTCCTTTACAGGGGATACGGCTTCTGCTGTTTTGAAAAGCTATAACATTTCAAAGGCATTTATGGCCTCCGCAGGAGTTTCTATCAATGGTGGTGTTACCAATTCGTCTACAAAAGAGTATGATATTAAATCCACCGCAGTCAAACGGAGCAATTCGGTTTACCTGCTGACCAGTGAAGACAAGTTTAACCTTGTTGCAATCATGACGTACTGTACACTGGATAAGCTGACCGGCATTATAACCGATGGACATCCGCCGCAGGACATCCATGATTTCATGACAGATCATGGTATGGATTTAATCATTGCACGGTAA